TGTGATGGTCTGATCTGGAAGTTCTAACGAGATATTCTCAATAACGTCAACACCATCAACGTCAATCGTGGAGCGTTTAGGGCGGTAAGTGATGCCTTTCGCACCAGATTCGAGGTCGTCCGCAGGTGTCACGTAGATATCTTCACCGACAATAGTGCCTTTGCTACCGTCAATCTGTGAGATGCCGGTTTGTCCGCGTCCCAAAGATCGGGCATGTATGACGTTGGAATACACCATAAGGGCAGTCGCATTGCTGTCGAATTCAATGAAACCAAGACTCCAGTTTTCGCTTGTATGATTCCGCTTCATCCGGTCGATAATAGGAATTACAGGGCTTGTTTGCGTTATACCGAGCATAGATTTCGGTTCACCACCAGCACGGAGGCGGAGCATGCTCATCCCATGATGACCGCCCTCATAGAAGATGCGGTAAATTCGACCGACTTCGCCGATAACGTCTGCTTCAATAACCTTTGACAAAAACCGTTCTCGTGGCGCACGGTAATAGTTTTCGGCTATCTCAAGTTTGACATTATTTGCTTTGGCACGTTCAATCATCAAGTCGCTTGTGGGAAGCGTGACAGCGATAGGAGTTTCACAGAGAATATGAACGCCAGCATCTGCCATAAAGCACGCAATGGCATGATGTGCGACCCCCGGCACAGTAATATCAACGACATCAAGATTTTCATGAGCGACGAGATCTCGGACATTTGTGTACGGCGTTGCTCCGTATTCTTTGGCGTAATGCGTTGCTGCTTCCTCGTC
Above is a genomic segment from Candidatus Poribacteria bacterium containing:
- a CDS encoding Gfo/Idh/MocA family oxidoreductase; translation: MSKLNIALVGAGRRGGGAHLPVIAKLKDIYNLVAVCDIDEEAATHYAKEYGATPYTNVRDLVAHENLDVVDITVPGVAHHAIACFMADAGVHILCETPIAVTLPTSDLMIERAKANNVKLEIAENYYRAPRERFLSKVIEADVIGEVGRIYRIFYEGGHHGMSMLRLRAGGEPKSMLGITQTSPVIPIIDRMKRNHTSENWSLGFIEFDSNATALMVYSNVIHARSLGRGQTGISQIDGSKGTIVGEDIYVTPADDLESGAKGITYRPKRSTIDVDGVDVIENISLELPDQTITWENPLKNYPLSEGQIAVADELISISTSVLNNTEPEYGAALARQDQEMNIAMSESGNRSKETITFPLTALTETERSTHESYQQQHGHPIEDIEAGIDTFFPRR